In Curtobacterium sp. TC1, the following proteins share a genomic window:
- the treS gene encoding maltose alpha-D-glucosyltransferase, with amino-acid sequence MTFTAPIQLPGLTLDPQWYKRSVFYECMIRSFVDSNGDGIGDLQGVIGKLDYLQWLGVDALWLPPFFQSPMRDGGYDIGDYKAILPEFGTLDDFRELVTKSHERNMRIVIDMVINHTSDQHEWFQQSREDPDGPYGDFYVWRDTDEEFSNIRIIFVDTEESNWTFDPVRRQFFFHRFFSHQPDLNFENPAVVEAVYDVVRHWLDLGVDGLRLDAIPYLFASEEGNGEGEPETHEFLKKLRAMVDDEYPGRVLLAEANQWPRETAAFFGTDEEPECHMAFDFPVMPRIFYSLRAQHAKELAAILSETLDVPDSAAWGVFLRNHDELTLEMVSEEYRQAMYGWYGYDPRMRSNIGIRRRLAPLLDNSRAELELIHALLFSLPGSPFLYYGDEIGMGDNIWLPDRDSSRTPMQWTPDRNAGFSTADPGKLYLPVVQSLVYNYAQVNVEAQLAQSRSLLHWIRNVIHVRKAHPVFGLGTLHVQETSNESVLAFVRSWEGSGQQFGPSAEDVLCVFSFATNPTSVTVSAPEFAGRPLYDLFGGGSFPAFDEDGTVTLTLGTQSFYWLHVGAPVG; translated from the coding sequence GTGACCTTCACAGCCCCGATCCAGCTGCCCGGCCTGACGCTCGACCCGCAGTGGTACAAGCGCTCGGTCTTCTACGAGTGCATGATCCGCTCGTTCGTCGATTCGAACGGCGACGGTATCGGTGACCTGCAGGGCGTGATCGGCAAGCTCGACTACCTGCAGTGGCTCGGCGTCGACGCGCTCTGGCTGCCGCCGTTCTTCCAGTCGCCGATGCGCGACGGTGGCTACGACATCGGTGACTACAAGGCGATCCTGCCCGAGTTCGGCACGCTCGATGACTTCCGTGAACTCGTCACGAAGTCGCACGAGCGGAACATGCGCATCGTCATCGACATGGTGATCAACCACACCAGCGACCAGCACGAGTGGTTCCAGCAGTCCCGCGAGGACCCAGACGGCCCCTACGGCGACTTCTACGTCTGGCGGGACACCGACGAGGAGTTCTCGAACATCCGGATCATCTTCGTCGACACCGAGGAGTCGAACTGGACGTTCGACCCGGTCCGCCGTCAGTTCTTCTTCCACCGGTTCTTCTCGCACCAGCCCGACCTCAACTTCGAGAACCCGGCAGTGGTCGAGGCCGTGTACGACGTCGTGCGGCACTGGCTCGACCTGGGCGTCGATGGCCTGCGCCTCGACGCGATTCCGTACCTGTTCGCCTCCGAAGAAGGCAACGGCGAGGGCGAGCCGGAGACGCACGAATTCCTCAAGAAGCTCCGCGCGATGGTCGACGACGAGTACCCCGGCCGCGTGCTGCTCGCCGAGGCGAACCAGTGGCCGCGCGAGACCGCCGCGTTCTTCGGCACCGACGAGGAGCCCGAGTGCCACATGGCGTTCGACTTCCCCGTGATGCCCCGCATCTTCTACTCGCTCCGTGCCCAGCACGCGAAGGAGCTCGCGGCGATCCTGTCCGAGACGCTCGACGTGCCGGACAGCGCCGCGTGGGGCGTGTTCCTGCGCAACCACGACGAGCTCACGCTCGAGATGGTCAGCGAGGAGTACCGGCAGGCGATGTACGGGTGGTACGGCTACGACCCCCGGATGCGGTCCAACATCGGCATCCGGCGCCGCCTCGCTCCCCTGCTCGACAACTCGCGCGCCGAGCTCGAGCTCATCCACGCGCTGCTGTTCTCGCTGCCGGGGTCGCCCTTCCTGTACTACGGCGACGAGATCGGCATGGGCGACAACATCTGGCTGCCCGACCGCGACTCGTCCCGCACGCCGATGCAGTGGACCCCCGACCGCAACGCCGGGTTCTCGACCGCGGACCCCGGCAAGCTCTACCTGCCCGTCGTGCAGTCGCTCGTCTACAACTACGCGCAGGTCAACGTCGAGGCGCAGCTCGCGCAGTCGCGCTCGCTGCTGCACTGGATCCGCAACGTCATCCACGTGCGGAAGGCCCACCCGGTCTTCGGGCTGGGCACGCTGCACGTGCAGGAGACCTCGAACGAGTCGGTGCTGGCGTTCGTGCGCTCGTGGGAGGGGTCCGGGCAGCAGTTCGGGCCGTCTGCGGAGGACGTCCTGTGCGTGTTCTCGTTCGCCACGAACCCGACGTCCGTCACGGTGTCGGCCCCGGAGTTCGCCGGTCGTCCGCTCTACGACCTGTTCGGCGGTGGTTCGTTCCCCGCGTTCGACGAGGACGGCACGGTCACCCTGACCCTCGGGACGCAGTCGTTCTACTGGCTGCACGTCGGCGCGCCGGTCGGGTAG
- a CDS encoding 3'-5' exonuclease gives MTFPTAQLETPAPAQDLSGRPWWHALGVFDLETTGVDVETARIVTAHVGLIDMTGTSIAEGAWIADPGIAIPEGAAAVHGYTTERAQAQGRPAAEVVAEVIAAIEAVFARGIPLVIYNAPYDLTVLDREAKRHGFASPVIGNVVDPLVIDKALDTFRKGKRTLEAASELYGVTLDDAHDAGADAIAAGRVAQAIAGKYQDELGISAEELHRKQVGWCAEQASSFQEYMRKKRDPSFVADGRWPHRNASAGM, from the coding sequence GTGACGTTCCCCACAGCACAGCTCGAAACGCCCGCCCCGGCGCAGGACCTCTCCGGGCGACCCTGGTGGCACGCCCTCGGCGTCTTCGACCTCGAGACCACCGGTGTCGACGTCGAGACGGCGCGGATCGTCACGGCGCACGTCGGCCTCATCGACATGACCGGAACCTCCATCGCCGAGGGCGCGTGGATCGCCGACCCGGGAATCGCGATCCCCGAGGGCGCCGCGGCCGTGCACGGCTACACCACGGAGCGCGCCCAGGCCCAGGGGCGTCCCGCCGCCGAGGTCGTCGCCGAGGTCATCGCTGCGATCGAGGCCGTGTTCGCCCGCGGGATCCCGCTGGTGATCTACAACGCGCCGTACGACCTGACGGTCCTCGACCGCGAGGCAAAACGGCACGGCTTCGCGTCCCCCGTGATCGGCAACGTCGTCGACCCGCTCGTCATCGACAAGGCCCTCGACACGTTCCGCAAGGGCAAGCGCACGCTCGAGGCGGCGTCCGAGCTGTACGGCGTCACCCTCGACGACGCCCACGACGCGGGTGCGGACGCGATCGCGGCCGGGCGGGTCGCCCAGGCCATCGCCGGCAAGTACCAGGACGAACTCGGCATCTCGGCCGAAGAGCTCCACCGCAAGCAGGTCGGGTGGTGCGCTGAGCAGGCGAGCTCGTTCCAGGAGTACATGCGCAAGAAGCGCGACCCCTCGTTCGTGGCTGATGGTCGCTGGCCCCACCGGAACGCCTCCGCGGGCATGTAG
- a CDS encoding DUF475 domain-containing protein → MFLKTFGWSLVITVLALATALIYGSWSAVVITLILGVLEISLSFDNAVVNARILERMSPFWQKMFLTVGIVIAVFGMRVVFPLLIVAVTAHLSPVESIQLALEKGPIDEPGTYAYLLHEAHPQIAAFGGMFLLMIFLDFMFEDRDILWLKWLERPLHFLGRLPMVNVVVALALLALFGVTSGDHQAIVLVSGIAGLVTYFLVTGLGGLFDVGDPDDDGNSFESADEMDAEAGRIVSKRRLGHVTGRAAFLLFLYLEVIDASFSFDGVIGAFAITADPIIIALGLGLIGAMFVRSLTVFFVRQGTLDEFEYLDHGAHWAIGALAVILLVTITTEVNEIVTGLIGVVFILAAFVSSIVRNRRKADHPTPAEPAMLSR, encoded by the coding sequence GTGTTCTTGAAGACCTTCGGGTGGTCACTCGTGATCACCGTCCTCGCCCTCGCCACGGCGCTGATCTACGGCAGCTGGAGCGCAGTGGTCATCACGCTGATCCTCGGCGTGCTCGAGATCAGCCTCAGCTTCGACAACGCGGTGGTCAACGCCCGCATCCTCGAGCGGATGAGCCCGTTCTGGCAGAAGATGTTCCTGACGGTCGGCATCGTCATCGCCGTGTTCGGCATGCGCGTGGTCTTCCCGCTGCTCATCGTGGCCGTCACGGCACACCTCAGCCCGGTCGAGTCGATCCAGCTCGCGCTCGAGAAGGGCCCCATCGACGAGCCGGGCACCTACGCCTACCTGCTCCACGAGGCGCACCCGCAGATCGCCGCCTTCGGTGGGATGTTCCTGCTCATGATCTTCCTCGACTTCATGTTCGAGGACCGCGACATCCTCTGGCTCAAGTGGCTCGAGCGCCCGCTGCACTTCCTCGGCCGTCTGCCGATGGTGAACGTCGTGGTCGCCCTCGCACTCCTCGCCCTGTTCGGCGTCACGTCGGGCGACCACCAGGCGATCGTCCTCGTCTCCGGGATCGCCGGGCTGGTGACGTACTTCCTCGTCACGGGCCTCGGCGGCCTGTTCGACGTCGGCGACCCGGACGACGACGGCAACTCGTTCGAGAGCGCCGACGAGATGGACGCCGAAGCGGGTCGCATCGTCTCGAAGCGCCGGCTCGGCCACGTGACCGGTCGTGCCGCGTTCCTGCTCTTCCTGTACCTCGAGGTCATCGACGCGTCGTTCTCCTTCGACGGGGTCATCGGCGCGTTCGCCATCACCGCCGACCCGATCATCATCGCGCTCGGTCTCGGGCTGATCGGCGCGATGTTCGTCCGGTCGCTCACGGTGTTCTTCGTGCGACAGGGCACGCTCGACGAGTTCGAGTACCTCGACCACGGCGCGCACTGGGCCATCGGTGCGCTCGCCGTGATCCTGCTCGTCACCATCACGACCGAGGTCAACGAGATCGTGACCGGGCTCATCGGCGTCGTCTTCATCCTCGCGGCCTTCGTGTCGTCGATCGTCCGCAACCGTCGCAAGGCCGACCACCCCACTCCCGCGGAGCCGGCGATGCTCTCGCGCTGA
- a CDS encoding TerD family protein, whose product MGLSLQKGQSLSLTKQDGSALSRVRLALGWDAVATKRGLFGGRKEAEVDLDASAIFFDVQGAPIDYVWFNQLRSKDGSAQHTGDNLTGAGDGDDETIRIDLSAVHASVAQIVFVISSYSRQTFDTVQNAFCRVVDDSTAGTPEVARYQLTDSGPHTAMVMAKVSRVGTGWSFSAIGERANGRTVQDLVAPASAAL is encoded by the coding sequence ATGGGTCTCAGCCTCCAGAAGGGTCAGTCGCTCTCACTGACGAAACAGGACGGCAGCGCGCTGTCCCGCGTCCGCCTCGCGCTCGGCTGGGACGCCGTCGCGACGAAGCGGGGGCTGTTCGGCGGCCGCAAGGAGGCCGAGGTCGACCTCGACGCGTCGGCGATCTTCTTCGACGTGCAGGGCGCGCCCATCGACTACGTCTGGTTCAACCAGCTGCGCAGCAAGGACGGCTCGGCCCAGCACACCGGTGACAACCTCACGGGTGCCGGGGACGGTGACGACGAGACGATCCGCATCGACCTGTCGGCGGTCCACGCCTCGGTCGCGCAGATCGTCTTCGTGATCAGCAGCTACAGCCGCCAGACGTTCGACACGGTGCAGAACGCCTTCTGCCGGGTGGTCGACGACTCGACGGCCGGTACCCCCGAGGTCGCGCGCTACCAGTTGACCGACTCCGGGCCGCACACCGCGATGGTCATGGCCAAGGTGTCCCGCGTCGGGACCGGATGGTCCTTCAGCGCCATCGGTGAGCGCGCGAACGGCCGGACCGTGCAGGACCTCGTCGCACCGGCGTCCGCCGCGCTCTGA
- a CDS encoding TerD family protein, with protein MATLSLSKGNNLSLTKTDPSLRRAMIGLGWDPRTTAGEQFDLDASALLVGANGRVRSNDDFIFYNQLQSVDGSVVHQGDNRTGDGDGDDEQILIDLDAVAPDVERVVIVVTIDQAEARHQNFGQVRGAFCRVVNDETANEVVRFDLTEDAASETGMIFSEIYRYNGEWKFRAVGQGYASGLRGVATDYGVVLD; from the coding sequence ATGGCGACCCTCTCCCTCTCCAAGGGCAACAACCTCTCCCTGACCAAGACGGACCCGAGCCTCCGACGGGCCATGATCGGCCTCGGCTGGGATCCCCGCACCACCGCGGGTGAGCAGTTCGACCTCGACGCCTCGGCGCTGTTGGTCGGTGCGAACGGCCGCGTGCGGTCGAACGACGACTTCATCTTCTACAACCAGCTGCAGTCGGTCGACGGTTCCGTCGTCCACCAGGGCGACAACCGCACGGGCGACGGCGACGGTGACGACGAACAGATCCTCATCGACCTCGACGCCGTCGCTCCGGACGTCGAACGCGTCGTGATCGTCGTCACGATCGACCAGGCGGAGGCCCGCCACCAGAACTTCGGACAGGTGCGTGGCGCGTTCTGCCGGGTCGTCAACGACGAGACCGCGAACGAGGTCGTGCGGTTCGACCTGACCGAGGACGCCGCATCCGAGACCGGCATGATCTTCTCGGAGATCTACCGGTACAACGGGGAGTGGAAGTTCCGCGCCGTCGGCCAGGGGTACGCTTCCGGCCTCCGCGGCGTGGCGACCGACTACGGCGTCGTCCTCGACTGA
- a CDS encoding TerD family protein, with protein MAGLTLTKGNNLSLTKTSPGLTVATVGLGWDPRTTTGEQFDLDASALLLSASGKVRSDADFIFYNQPRSADGSVEHKGDNRTGQGDGDDEQISIDLTSLPADVDRVVIVVSIDQGEARGQNFGQVRSAYSRVLDQDGTEIVRFDLSEDAAPETAMIFSEIYRNGAEWKFRAVGQGYTTGLAGIATDFGIQLG; from the coding sequence ATGGCAGGACTGACCCTCACCAAGGGCAACAACCTCTCGCTCACGAAGACCAGCCCCGGTCTGACGGTCGCCACCGTCGGTCTCGGCTGGGACCCCCGCACGACCACGGGCGAGCAGTTCGACCTGGACGCCTCGGCACTGCTGCTGAGCGCGTCGGGCAAGGTGCGCTCGGACGCCGACTTCATCTTCTACAACCAGCCGCGCAGCGCCGACGGATCGGTCGAGCACAAGGGCGACAACCGTACCGGCCAGGGTGACGGCGACGACGAGCAGATCAGCATCGACCTGACGTCGCTGCCCGCCGACGTGGACCGCGTGGTCATCGTCGTGTCGATCGACCAGGGCGAGGCCCGCGGTCAGAACTTCGGCCAGGTCCGCAGCGCGTACTCGCGGGTGCTCGACCAGGACGGCACCGAGATCGTGCGGTTCGACCTCTCCGAGGACGCCGCCCCCGAGACGGCGATGATCTTCTCGGAGATCTACCGGAACGGTGCCGAGTGGAAGTTCCGCGCCGTCGGGCAGGGCTACACCACGGGCCTCGCCGGGATCGCCACCGACTTCGGCATCCAGCTCGGCTGA
- a CDS encoding toxic anion resistance protein — protein MPGPLAPPEPTDPTEDALVLRPAASAEVVTPDDAPGMVPVDPERQSQIAAQAREFVDEVASLDPRSPAFTEKVDGITSIGGVEIARSGGFSSRMLERSQTSVAGAKRTGDSAQVKVATTLGDLRSTVEDLTPNQADLSTGRKILGLIPGGNKLAKYFQKYESAQTQLDHIIKSLMAGQDELRKDNATLADEKVQLWETMQQLSEYAVFAKALDAATVTKVESLRNGGRVDEAQKLESDVLFPVRQRHQDILTQLAVSVQGYLAMDLVRKNNTELIKGVERARTTTIAALRTAVVVAQALANQRMVLDQIDAVNNTTNAMILQTSEMLRDQTTRIHQQATNSGVSVETLERAFDNVFQTMDAIDSFRSEAAQNMASTVTALESGIQRAKPYLERARQSGDDPRSISR, from the coding sequence ATGCCCGGACCGCTCGCTCCGCCGGAACCGACCGACCCGACCGAGGACGCCCTCGTCCTCCGCCCAGCAGCATCCGCCGAGGTCGTGACCCCGGACGACGCCCCGGGCATGGTGCCGGTCGACCCGGAGCGGCAGTCCCAGATCGCCGCCCAGGCGCGGGAGTTCGTCGACGAGGTCGCCTCGCTCGACCCGCGTTCGCCGGCGTTCACCGAGAAGGTCGACGGCATCACCTCGATCGGCGGCGTCGAGATCGCCCGGTCCGGCGGGTTCTCGTCACGGATGCTCGAGCGTTCGCAGACGTCGGTCGCCGGTGCCAAGCGGACCGGTGACAGCGCGCAGGTCAAGGTCGCGACGACGCTCGGTGACCTGCGTTCCACCGTCGAGGACCTGACGCCGAACCAGGCCGACCTCAGCACCGGTCGCAAGATCCTCGGGCTCATCCCCGGCGGCAACAAGCTGGCGAAGTACTTCCAGAAGTACGAGTCGGCGCAGACGCAGCTCGACCACATCATCAAGTCGCTCATGGCCGGCCAGGACGAGCTCCGCAAGGACAACGCCACCCTGGCGGACGAGAAGGTCCAGCTGTGGGAGACCATGCAGCAGCTGAGCGAGTACGCCGTCTTCGCGAAGGCGCTCGACGCGGCGACGGTGACGAAGGTCGAGTCCCTGCGGAACGGCGGTCGCGTCGACGAAGCGCAGAAGCTCGAGTCCGACGTCCTCTTCCCGGTGCGCCAGCGCCACCAGGACATCCTCACGCAGCTCGCCGTCTCGGTGCAGGGCTACCTCGCGATGGACCTGGTCCGGAAGAACAACACCGAGCTCATCAAGGGTGTCGAGCGTGCGCGGACCACGACCATCGCGGCGCTCCGGACTGCCGTCGTGGTCGCCCAGGCGCTCGCGAACCAGCGGATGGTGCTCGACCAGATCGACGCCGTGAACAACACCACGAACGCGATGATCCTGCAGACCAGCGAGATGCTGCGCGATCAGACCACGCGGATCCACCAGCAGGCGACCAACTCCGGCGTCAGCGTCGAGACGCTGGAGCGTGCGTTCGACAACGTCTTCCAGACGATGGACGCGATCGACTCGTTCCGCTCCGAAGCCGCACAGAACATGGCCTCGACGGTGACGGCGCTCGAGTCCGGCATCCAGCGTGCGAAGCCCTACCTGGAGCGCGCGCGACAGTCCGGCGACGACCCGCGCTCGATCAGCCGATGA